CCTACTCCGCGGGCAGTTCGGAGCGTCTGCTGGCCGAGTTCACGCGGCAGAACCGCGACAGCCTGGTGCTGGCGACGAAGTACACCACGCTGAGCCGGCCCGGCGACCCGAACTCCTCGGGCAGCCACCGCAAGAACCTGTTCTCCTCGGTGGAGGGCAGCCTGCGGCGGCTGGGCACGGACTACCTCGACGTCCTCTACCTGCACGTCTGGGACTTCACCACCCCGGTGGAGGAGATCCTGCGCGGCATGGACGACCTGGTCCGGCAGGGCAAGGTCCTCTACGTGGCGATCTCCAACTCCCCGGCCTGGCAGATCGCGCGCATGCAGACGATGGCCGACCTGCGGGGCTGGTCACCGCTGGTCGCGCTGCAACTGGAGTACAGCCTGATCGAGCGCACCGGGGAGCGCGAACTCATCCCCATGGCCCGGGAGATGGGGCTCGGCGTGCTCCCGTACTCGCCGCTGGCCGGCGGGGTGCTCACCGGCAAGTACACGCGCGACGACCTGACCCCGGCGAACATCGACCCGGCCGACGGCACCCGCAAGAGCTTCAACGTCGCGCTCGGCACGGTCACCGAGCGCAACCTCGCGATCGCGGACGTCGTGCAGGAGGTCGCGACGGAACTGGGCCACAGCCCCGCCCAGGTCGCCCTGGCCTGGACCCTGCGCACCCCGGGCATCACGGCCCCGCTCCTCGGCGCGCGTACCCCCGCGCAACTGGAGGACAACCTGGGCGCACTGGACGTCGACCTCACCGACGCCCAGCTCACCCGCCTGAACGAGGCGAGCGCGATCGACCTGGGCATCCCGCACTCGCTCCTGGCGAGCGACCACATCCGCAACGTGATGCGGGGCGACCTGAAGTTCGAGACACGCGGCTGAGGGGGCCGGTGTCATCCGGGGGTCGGTACGGCCGCCATCGCCAGCAGCGCCCCATGGGTCTCCTCGTCGGCGGCGACCAGGAGCCCGCGGCCGCCGGCCTCGCCGACCGGGGTGCCGTCGATACCGGTGACGACGCAGCCGGCGGCCCGGCACAGTGCGATGCCGGCGGCGAAGTGGACGCTGCCGGTGAGGTCGCCGCCGTCGGTGACGTACGCGGCGCGTTTACCGGCGGCGACCCAGGCGAGGGCGAGCGTCGTGGAGACGACGCGCGGCCGGAAACGGGCGCCGAAGTCGGGGTGGGCAAGCAGGTCCACGGCCCGGAAACCCGGCGCGCCGGGAAAGGGCGGGTCGAGGTTGACGTCCACGAGGGCGGTGGACGGCGTCGGTGTCAGGGCCGCCTCGTCGCCCCCGTCGCGCCGCACCCGGGCGGTGGTGCCGTCGGTGAAGAAGACCTCACCGCTGAACGGATCGGCCACCGCGGCGGCTCCGTCGCGCAGGGCGACGTTGACGGCGACGAGCATGTTGCCGACGGCGTAGTTCAGCGTGCCGCACAGCGGGTCCACGAGCCACTGCCGCACGGCACCGGCGGCGCCCCGCCGCCCGCCCTCCTCGCCGAGCACCGCGTCCTCGGGCCGCGCGGCCCGCAGCACACCGAGGATCGCCTCCTCCGCCGCCACGTCGGCGGCGGTGGCGAAGTCCCCGGCACCCTTGTCGATCCGGTCGAGCCGCCGCCCGTACATACGCCGCACGACGTGGGCCCCGGCGCGTGCCGCGGCTATGGCGACGGCGGCGTCATCGGCCTCCGCGGATGAGTCGATCATGCCGCGCAGCGTACCGAGCCGAAGCCGCTCAGAACTGCCCCAGAAACGCCCGCCAGCTCTCACGCGAGACGGCGAGCAGGGGGCCGTCCTCGCGCTTGCTGTCGCGAACGGCGCGACCACCGGTGGTTGTGCCGGCCACTTCCACGCAGTTTCCCTGCTGCCCGGAGTACGACGACTTCTGGAAGGGGCCCACAACCTCGGTCACGATCAACCTTCCTTCATGCTCCGCAGTACGCCCCGGATGAGACTCGCGCTCGCCTCCGGCGCCAATGCCTCCGATCGTAGTTGGTCGAACATGTTGGCGTAAGCGGTCAGGTCCTCCGGAGACTCCAGGACCGAAGTGCCCCGCAGGTTCTCCAAGGACACGGCTTCGACCACGGGCTCGGCATCGAAGCTGAAGGAGGAGAACGCGGAGGTCGTGGCGGCCAGGGCACCTGCGCTGAAGGGCAGCACCTGCACGGTGACGTTCTTCCTCTTGGCCTTTTCGAGGATCGCGGTGAGCTGCTCCCGGTGGATCTTGGCCGTCACCAGCGGGTGTGCGACGACCGCCTCCCACAGGACGACGGAGAACGAGGCGCCACCTCCGTCGATCTTCGTCTGTCGCCCCTCACGGACCCTCACCAGTTGCTCGACCACCTCGGGAGCGACGTAATCAGGACCGGCCGCGATCACCGCCTCCGCGTAGGCCGGGGTCTGCAGAAGCCCGGGGACCAACACCGGCTGCCACTCGCGGATGTACGTCGCGTCGTCCTCCAGGGCGATGTGATCGACGTAGTCCGGGCGCAGGTGGGCCGCGTGCTCCAGCCACCAGCCGCGGTTCTTGGAGTGCTTGGCCAGTTCCTCCAGCTTGGCGCGTACGTCCGGGTCCTTCACGCCGTACGCGTCCAACAGCAGCCGTACCTCGATGACGCGCGCGGTGACGTGCCCGCTCTCGACGCGGCTGACCCTCGCCTGACTCGCCGCGATGATCTCCGCGGCCTGCGGCTGGTCGAGTCCGGCCGCCTGGCGGTACTGCCTGAGCGCCGTCCCAAGTCGTCTGCTGCGTACGGTCGGTCGTCCACCTGCGGGCATGAGTTCTCCCCTCTTCGGGCGCCACCATGCCACACGGACGGCCCGATCTGACGGCCTGTCACCCGATCGAG
The DNA window shown above is from Streptomyces sp. NBC_00670 and carries:
- a CDS encoding aldo/keto reductase, with the protein product MSLTLDTYRLLGRSGLRVSPLALGAATFGTESGWGSERAESRKVFDLYVERGGNFIDTADTYSAGSSERLLAEFTRQNRDSLVLATKYTTLSRPGDPNSSGSHRKNLFSSVEGSLRRLGTDYLDVLYLHVWDFTTPVEEILRGMDDLVRQGKVLYVAISNSPAWQIARMQTMADLRGWSPLVALQLEYSLIERTGERELIPMAREMGLGVLPYSPLAGGVLTGKYTRDDLTPANIDPADGTRKSFNVALGTVTERNLAIADVVQEVATELGHSPAQVALAWTLRTPGITAPLLGARTPAQLEDNLGALDVDLTDAQLTRLNEASAIDLGIPHSLLASDHIRNVMRGDLKFETRG
- a CDS encoding inositol monophosphatase family protein, which encodes MIDSSAEADDAAVAIAAARAGAHVVRRMYGRRLDRIDKGAGDFATAADVAAEEAILGVLRAARPEDAVLGEEGGRRGAAGAVRQWLVDPLCGTLNYAVGNMLVAVNVALRDGAAAVADPFSGEVFFTDGTTARVRRDGGDEAALTPTPSTALVDVNLDPPFPGAPGFRAVDLLAHPDFGARFRPRVVSTTLALAWVAAGKRAAYVTDGGDLTGSVHFAAGIALCRAAGCVVTGIDGTPVGEAGGRGLLVAADEETHGALLAMAAVPTPG
- a CDS encoding DUF397 domain-containing protein; the protein is MTEVVGPFQKSSYSGQQGNCVEVAGTTTGGRAVRDSKREDGPLLAVSRESWRAFLGQF
- a CDS encoding helix-turn-helix domain-containing protein, with protein sequence MPAGGRPTVRSRRLGTALRQYRQAAGLDQPQAAEIIAASQARVSRVESGHVTARVIEVRLLLDAYGVKDPDVRAKLEELAKHSKNRGWWLEHAAHLRPDYVDHIALEDDATYIREWQPVLVPGLLQTPAYAEAVIAAGPDYVAPEVVEQLVRVREGRQTKIDGGGASFSVVLWEAVVAHPLVTAKIHREQLTAILEKAKRKNVTVQVLPFSAGALAATTSAFSSFSFDAEPVVEAVSLENLRGTSVLESPEDLTAYANMFDQLRSEALAPEASASLIRGVLRSMKEG